The sequence ttttaaaattttacagttattttaatGTCCATTTAACATATGATTTCTTTATTGTAAATACTTACTTGGAAGCAGGTTTGTGTGTTCTGTTTTAATCATAGTTTTTGTTTTCCCGCTTTATTCCTTTACTCTACTGTATCTTAAAAGCGCCTTATTCGAAGTAGACAAATTTGAGGTTAGGAAGTAAATTGGCTTAAAAAAAGACTTTAAATAATTTCAGTTTTATAGATACCAATGCAAAGTAgaaatatgaatattaataaTGTAATATGATGTGGGTAAATAATATCCATTTCTAGCACTTCGATAAACGTCCACTcttttcacaaaaattgtaaCCACATTTTGCAAAAACCCTTTATTTATATTCTTCAGCTTTCAGAGCATCTGTCGCTTGTAATTTATTCACGTAACCCCGGTTTTTTAAATGCACCCAGAGAAAATAGTTCAGCTGTGTGAAATCACATCGCCAAATCGAGAAATTACGCGATTGCTTAGCCGGGTGTTTGGACAATTCACTAAAGTTCCATGGTTAAATTTTACGAACTTTAgactaaataaatgtcaaaggaTGCCAGCTCAATTCTTGACATCTCATAATTTGACAGCCAATTTATCTTTTAACCTCAAATGATAGAACTGTTATTTGAACATGTGCTAAGaccaatacaaaatttaaaagttatttatataaatgttagtaaaaaactttaattatttGTGTTAGTGTCATTGGATGGTATTGGGAGCTGGAGAAATCTTGCCAGTCGATCTTAATCATAAGTTAATTGGGCCCAAATTAGTAGACATATTGGGACAGTGATAGAAATGCACTCGTATCATGAGAGGTCTGAAGACAAGTAGAACATAGATTTATTGTGCTGAGAGCATGGTAAATGGTTCATGGTAAAATTTCAGAATACTGCACCAGCTGTTATTTGTGCCAGAGTTGCCAAATTAGTTCTGTGAATTGTCGCCCACTATCCGAATGGCAGGATGGTATTCATTGAGGTCTTTATTACATCTATGGGTTCCGTGACCGccatttaatgaaatatattttgggTATTTGACAGGGACAATCGTTATACGTCAGATGAGATTAACTTTCTCCTAAAGGTCGGATTGGTACACAATTGCTGATGTGTTTCTCCTTTTTCGCAGAATGATTTCATATGGAACTTTAACATTCCATTACATCACCGCTATAAGTAGGTACCCGGTATGTATCTTGAAAATCCGAAGTCTCGAGTATTATTTAATGCAACACCTTTGATTTAATCATTCCCCGCGTCGTTACTTGCTGCTTTCGAAGTGAACTTCTTTGAACCAGCTtccaaaaatttagaatttttttggaaGATTTGGTCATGCTTACAGCCTCATTGTCGAATGTCCTTTActattttaaattcttattaatTTTGGACTATCAATGCTGCTATAAGCATGATAAAGATCATGCCTTTCTGCCTCATTTCTAGTATCAACTATCCAATACTGCAGTCTTCTTTATCATGCTTATAACCACATTGTCGAATATGCTTAAAGTCTGGGCACGTTAGACTCTATACATTCCTACGTGTTCTAAATCATTGTGTTATCTTTGGAATGaaagtaatttcttttaaatatagtatttatAGTTTGatacacaacaaaaacatcTCCCTGGATCATTTGCTCGTCTAGCCGCTATATAAGAAAGTTTTCTGAAAGAATTTGCTTGGGTTTAAatcgtttttgttttaaaggtaATTGCATCAAATCTATTAATACATAAGTATATTTATGTTCTATATACATGCTAGTTTATGCATAGTACTTGTCTTTTATTATTACATACTTCCTAATACTTTTTgtgatatgtttttttttttattttaattttattttacaaacaattactaaataatttttatatgttcaatTAGTAAATCAATTATTTCCCACAATTGTTATCGCAACAATTCAAgcacaaaatatacaaaataacgctcaatgttaaaaaactttattaattttcttttttttttaaatttatttttggtaaacaaatctTGTTGCATTAAAAAATCCAATCTTTTTTCATCctttttttcttgaaaagtatttgttaaataattgattgataataaacatttaaaatgaattttgttaaaGACAGTCTGTGATGTattgaaaatataacaaataaagaaatatttaagaaaaacaaaaatcaagcacactaattaatatttaactaactaacttattatatttttttgtaactataataaaaatctatttaattctATTCTCATTAAATAACTACAATGATAAGATGATTTAGTTGTTGTCTGGGACTGTGATTCTGTAAAGAAGCTTTTTATTCCTAAGTAATGTTTTGCTTTCTACAAGTTTTTAAATGTTAGTAAAACAATGTcttaacaaataatataaattgcaATGTTTTTACGAACCAAACCATGATGAAAGACTACAATTTTAATTAGGAATTACGgtcctgtttttttatttgaataccctttcgtaaaaaaactaaaaataaatgttgaatgtttaattaaaagtaaaaattattaatatatacacttacatatatatgaaaacaaaacaaacaaaaatatataaacaaatcatTATTTAGTATTAAGTGAAATACAAATCATTAAACCTTAAAATATGTTTggcgaaaaaaatatatattaattactacaaaatatatatgaaattactttattttcttaaaatttatatcaactaacaaatattaccacaaaaaaactttttggaaaattgtatttttatattcaaaattatattaaacaaatatttatgttaacaACAAATCAAATAATGTCTGGGGAAaaaatcttattatttttttatgtcaaacactacttaataaatgcacttaaattaataaaacaaaaaaatatatatacaaaaaaaaaatactaaaaaaagaaaaagaaaaacatagtTCCGCGTATACTTTATACACACTCTTTTATGCAATAATtatcaattgaaattttaaatagaaccATAATAGTACATATTTAACCAGCTTAGCTCAATATtacaataattaattaaaagaatacatacataataatttACAATATCGAATtactaaatcaaaataaatacctAATAAAATAGTTCTTTTTTTCCCTTCAACTCCctcaaataataacaaatatacaacctatacatataaaactccataaatgtttaaaatgttaaaaaaaataaaagaaaccaaCAATAAAGCtgaaaaaactatgttaaaattatgcGAAACGGgtttatttcacaatttttttttttgttatctttCAATTAttcttaaactttaaaataaaaacaagtaagagtgctatattcggctgtgccgaatcttatatacccttcaccaaattatacttcaaaattttaaatatttttaggtaaacaaaatttatttttttttccagttgttttttgaattttttggaaaaaaaaattttttgattgttatttaaatttttttttttaaatttaaatttttttttttaaatttaaattttttttttaaatttaaaaaaattttttttttttaaattttaaaattttttttttgttttttcaatttttaaaaaaaaaaaattcgggttcaaaatttttttcccgattttgacccattgtaggtccaacttactatggtcttatatacgtcgttgcaaatgtctttgaaatatctatcattagatatccatattgtctatattaatgtcttagtaatccaggtataggtaaaaaaataggtcaaaaatcgaggttgttttggttttttactcatatctcagccatttgtggaccgattttgctgattttaaatagcaaaattctcgaaagcatgtctgacagaattattgaagatttggatcccgaagatatctggggtcttcagaaaactgatttcaacagacagacagacggacagacagacagacagacggacatggcttaatcgactccgctatctataaggatccagaatatatatactttatagggtcggaaatgaaaaatgtagaaattacaaacggaatgacaaacttatatatacccttctcacgaaggtgaagggtataaaaactgaattacgatccagaatttgttttatttcaatcaaTTTGCGATTAAATTTATAGTcgaaataattgtttttgtaaattcattgctattattttaaaaattctaggCTTTTAGTAATTAATAGtagtgattttttaataatttgataaTGCCTTAggattcattaattttaattattagtttatgTCATTTAATTCGTCAACAAATTAATGTGcggcaataaatattgctacgtggagacataTGCTTATGAAGTGTCTGTTTATTTCATACTTGGCATTACACTTTTATAAACTTGGCAGCATTTCTATGTTATCATTAACACAATTCAGCGCTTTTCTAAATCACATTTGGAAAAAAGCTCTAAATTGGCGAGTTTTACTTttaggtaatttttaaatttaattttattaaaattgtaagcttttatttaatcatGTTACCAACTATTAAGGCAAAGTGGTTATCTCCAATTTCTTCTTTTATGCGAGATTACAGGTGATGCACTATCATTTTGCTCATACATGGTTGTCATCACTGCTTAATTACAACTCTGTAAAGAAGCTAAACataaaagtttgtttacatttttgaaagttacgcgctataaaataaaaaaatctaaatttttaataaatattaggtATTATCTACGCCAAAATGTTAACCAAGGAAGATGTTGATAGTTGGAATAAGTTGTTTCCAGAttgtcaaataaataaaacaactttaaGCAATCCAACTGAACATTTTCTTACCAATGCACTGGTGGGCTATTTGAGGCACTTTGGCTACAAGATAGAGCCACCATTTAATCTTAACgctgaaaataaagaaaacaatagAGAAACTCGATTATTTCTCATTATGTTAGCCCGACAGATTGATCATTTCTTAAAAATCACAGATAAAATCTATTCATTTACCTATTACGATTTAATACGGCCAAGTAAGTTTTCAAGTGTCCAAgggaacaaaaattaaaatattttatttatagctcCTAAGAAGACGGCGCACATGCTGTATATACTTCTTAATTATTATTACTACTACAATCTGTATAAGGAGAGTGTTTTTAAAATGGCCCATGAAAGAATACACAAATTGGAGGAGTTGAGGGGCCTTGTTGATGATAAACGTCGCGATAATGAGCGTAGAcgagaagaaaacaaaaatatgaagtCGACAATAGAGAATTTAATGGAAGAGGTTCCTATGGCTCGTACCAAACATAAAGAACTAGAAAAGAAAAGTTTTCAGCAGGAGGAAGAATTCAAAAAACTGAATAACACCTATAAAGAACTTAAGGAGAAACTGAATCATTTGGAAgagcaaaagaaaattttacgtAAACGTGTTGTTGCCGATGACGAATCTAAGGAGTTGCACAAACAACTGCAGCAGCTTAAATTGGAAATAGCCGAACAAAAGGAAATTGAATTATCGAATGCCTCGAATTTGAATGAGTGCAAAGATAGCTATGCAAAGttacaaaaattaagtaaagaaattgaaaaagcCAATGAAATTATACCATTACGTTTGATAAAACAAGTGCAAGAAACCAATAAGCAGTTGTCACGAGCTCAAAAAGAGGAGCACGATTTACAACGCCAACACAAAGGCTTACTGCAGGAAATTGAGGAAGAGAATCAACCCAGATGTTCCCTGGAACAggaagaacaaaataaaaaacaagaataCGAATTCAAACAACAGGAGCACATGAAGACACTAAATGctaaacaaaatatgttggcacaaaaaattaagcaaaaaacaCAATTGGAGGAAGAGGAGCACATTTCGGAGTGTCAGCTGGAAGAGCAGAAAGATATAGCCCAGTACTTGGTGGAAAATATTTCGGAGATTTTGGAATCTTATGAAGATTAGTcgagttgttttaattttcatttgttttatttatattattttcaaataaacttacaaaaactgcttaaattacaaattgtttttaatttttttttacgtttCCATGGCTTGTTTTTCTAAATGTGCCTTAAGTTGAACATTGAAATCGTCTTCGACATTGTCATCATCCCAATTGTCTTCCCAAACGTTTACTTCATCCTCATCTTCTTGCACAGCATTAAAGtctaaaaatgcaaacaaatattattacaCACATGCTAAGAAAAAAAGTTGGCCGTATACTACCTTCAGCAGGAAACTCCTCAAATTCATCATCTTCCTCCAATAAACCCAAATCACCTTTAGTGGTCTTTTCTTTATCAGCCgacatgttttatttataaaagtttttggaacaaattatTCAGTTCAGTAAGCTAGagtttttgcaaatttaattttccacaATTTCTCTGTGTTCACTATTTTCGCTTGAcagttgaataaatttgttttgccgAGTCATCTGTCAAACTGTATACAAGGTGACTCAAGTAATTGGGATAAACGTATGAAAtgagaaacaattttttttgttttgtggagTTCAACCGAATATTCGGTTTTGTGTtcagctaaaaaaaatgttttgaaaggttgttttattttttataataccaTTAACATAAAATTCAGATAGATCTAATATTAAAAAGAgtgaatttaagaaaaataatttaatttctgtAAAATTATAATAAGCTATTGTAAGATTaatcaataaacatttttgatggaaatcaagttgaaagcaagtttAATTCCAGCCTTGAGTGCAGTGTCAAGCAATTGCATTATAGTTGTATTACACGTTATATCAGTAATATTCTCcaataaaaaggaaatttaaattcaagtcaaatattttttgtttgaaaatattaatagtTTTGCAAGTGTAAaatgtaatattattttaattcaagaaaaattctagaaatattttcaagtgcttgaatttttagttCTTTAGTACTTAATGGGACTAATTTAAAATTCGAGTAGTAATTTGGAAATACTAAATACATATTAAGGAAAAAAACGGGACTAtctcaatttgaaaaaaaaaaaaaattaaaaaacaaattgaaaaatatgtatttagctctcttacttgtttttaaccctccgttagtcgcaataattttcaatcgagactagtcgtaatgtatcaaattgatatcaataaaaagaaaggcgcatttgaaaataatctcttcactttttatttcgaaaacataaaaacaatattaaattcgaattatttaaaataataaccccCAAGTTAACACGACTTAATTTCTTAAACTCTTTTCGCTCGTTTTAGAGTAGTTTTACGAGGTCTTCCTcccaaatattaagtttttacaATAGTTGTttctcgaaatttttttaatttttgaaactgctgatttattaattgaatatctATCACGATAGTTTTTTGCGTCAGTGCATTTTGAAAATCTTGACTGTagtcattttcatataaaaaacttattatgcgaaagaattaattattaaaataaaataaatatttaaataacgaTGAGACAAGATGTTGTATACATAGTTTTGGGACACTTTGggtcaattgttgctggttaatcagcataaaccagtgacaGTGTGAAAGAACATTGTATGTTCGAATTACAATGgcgttatatacatcgttggaaaggtctttgaaatgtctatcattaaatatccatattgtttatattaatgacttagaccTAGTTTCTGTGATAAAGATAATCTACAATCTTCATTTAAACCtagattaaactaaaaattgtgtttctcacttattgtttatttaagttatttagtgtcttcggaaagttaatttcaaaatacagacggacagacagatatACGGATAGACGGACTACACAATCTATAACTAatcagaatatatgtatgtatatacaaatgaaaaataaacttatatatagtgaagggtataaaatgttggttaagaaaaaatattttggtgaaaaaacgaGGTAGTCGCGCTTTTTTGCTCGTATCTCAaacatttgtgaaccgatttcctcgattttaaataagtagcaacctaagttggactatagcggatatattggtGTATCAAtaatgtatgaaagttatttgggagcttcggaaagttgatttcaacgactccgctatctattaagatccagatatacatatatactttatgaaaaatgtagacattacaaacgtaatgacaaacttatatgtacccttaccactcatggcgaagagtataaaaactataaaatacacAAATGATATGATGAACGTTCAAGatcaaatgttattaaaatattctcATTTGTTAATGAAACTGTAATGTTTGGTGGGAAGTACCTAATGTTGTTGTAAATGTGTTTTGGCATgatttgtatgttgaaaaagTGGCCAAAcgttgaattttaattttgaaaatcacagaacaacaaagaatattttaataaattatattagcATGTATTATCAACAAATGAATCAAACAGAAACGCAAAACTCTTTAAAACTATCTTACTCAGTtgtcaatttaataaattgagcATTAAATTCGAATAATAGACAGCTTAAATTAAGCCACATTGGGTTTAAGTCACGCGTTAAAGTACTTTATTGGagatatgaaaaataaatgttaacttTCTCAAATCGTATAAATTAAaggagtttttttaaataaaacaacaaatcagtaatgttgaaaaatatttctatcaagctatattcggctgtgccgaatcttatatacccttcaccaaattatacttcaaaatacaaattttaaatacatatttttagttaaacaaaatttatttttttccaaagttgtttttataattttttggaaaaaaaaattttttaaattgtttttttttttaaattttaagcaaatttttgttttttaaattttttttggtaaatattaaaatattcccAGGTTGtccatatctcagccatttcggACCGATTTTGCGGATtgtaaataggaaacttctcgaaagcattgcCACAAGCCCTCTGatgttttgagatgcatttccaaggggaaaaaatgcattttattcagtttttgtaaaaatgttgccattaaaaaattacttttgcaatttaaaagaatagaaatgtgtacgtaattgtcgttttaatgagacataaaaaacagaaattggtcaaaaaatgttaaagttattaaaaattccccagggcattaacgtgtctcaggcaacagaacaagaaatgtaggaacaaaattaacatattttgataaatattaaaataaaagctaatttttatcaaaatatatccatatttacttgcatattatgagtttttgtcttcgtaggatatcgttaacctattcgcaggtatgaccacaacaaaaaataaaaattttttaacgtcagtttcaaaactccattttcaaaaattttgttaaacaaatttcagaattttttaatcatctcATTGAGAtgattgagaatataatagggaataaaaatgtgaaaaaattatgcaaatatctcttatagtttttccgtacctgcgatttaaattttgaaattttcgagaaaaaacaattatttggccatttttttgcgaatgagctctattttcttactgttatgaattataagtaaaagctattcagaatattatattccagataattctaaatatactctgaaagttttactaaaataggaaaacgttaaaccttaaatcgtgaaggtcaaatgtaaaatttttcaacacatcttaaccccaaccgatttacttaaaattttttcaggatgatttttttactaatgttcaccaaactgggggctCATGCCACATTCGACATTCTGTACGAGAGATTTGAGGGCATGATCATCTGAGGTGGAGGTTATTTGATctggccaccgagatcgtgcgatttgaccccgttagactttttcttgtggggttttcttaaatcacagatctatgcgaataagctacaaaccacagcggccttcaaagccaacataacccatgtcATCGGTCAAATGCAGCCagatttatgcgccagagttctaaaaaatttgaaatttcggATACGCACCTTCCCTTGAAGCCGCGGGGGACATTAGCATGATATTATATTACACACATAATGGTATCGTTAGGcattttaaacgaataaaaaagttcgatgatatctcacacacactatgttttatttaaatttaaagataggaagcaATTAATGAAAGATACTGAACTATAAGATATTCAGTTAAACATACATTTGTTAgaaacttttaaacaaaattagctATATTAGTTCAACTTCACGTGCTTCACTCATGAAAACCAAACATGtccaattaaaaaactaaatactcTTTTAGCTTAACTATTGTTACCGCTAATAATTTAGTTCAGACCAAGAAACCGTTACCAAAATAACAGCAAATACCTTCAAATATCGTTTTGGATCGGTAGTAgagtttttatcccgggaaatttgtaccggaaATTCCCGATTTTTCTCTACCCGATTCCAGGGATTTTTAGTggagaatcccgggatttaaaaactgacgaaaatatatagaaaacaagttagaactctgtttttacaccaaaaaaaaaaacagtgaaaagttttttttacagtttttttgcttatattttggcaataatagaccacttattattattatttatttgggttttttcgaatgaaaatttaaaaagagaattctttatttattgaatttatttcttattgaatcattccaatttctttaaatttcttcttcaaatccataacaaaattacttgaaaaatttattaaatgattaaatttttcttcaattaatatCTAGTAGGGTAGAAAGGGGATCACCATAGGGGAACATCAGCCAACACCGAATAACTTAATAACCGAGTAATCGATTTTGTTTCATTATCTATTTATGTGTtcttttatcgattatttatcatCCCTGAAAGtttgaaagtttaattttacatatgatgCGAGCCAGAAGCGATTAATGGTTTTTCAACAAGCTGTGAATATATTTCAGGGTacgaattttttgtttaatttgaagtatgaaaaaaatttaaattaaacctcAAAACTCTGTATTGTGAATTAAGgtataaaacagtaaaatacgattatattttttgaatttttttgtcttattttccaaatgggcaattccatatcatcgtacgtgacatttgtacgcctatagagtggaatagattttgcaaaaataagagtatcttaaaaataatttggtctttatgttccattcagagggtactatattttaaaataataaaaagctctatcgaaatattgttgtccaaaatattgagggAAATaagaggtacatgtagaaacaTGCGATAATATtggaatcgtgagaggcgttatgttttcctttaatttcttacactaaacgaaatatttttcctttataatccgtcatatttaaataaaaacaatgattggatgattttataataaataaaatttaatatcgtacgtgacataccgtacgtgacagatttttctcttataataaaacaatatatattcagtaaatatacatatgtatacaaaaactaaaaaaatgaatagaaaatatacattcggtttcaataaacaatttgacaatagcaaaaaaacaatcagagtcgaattcatttcatactacaagctaattgggagcctagtttttgccgcaattttagcctaaaatattaaaaaattaaatatagtcagtttaaccctccgttagtcgcaactgatATAGTTGATGcgggcaaacattttttttattgtaaatttttgtaatcatatatttttactgcaattttatttttattatt comes from Calliphora vicina chromosome 2, idCalVici1.1, whole genome shotgun sequence and encodes:
- the Nuf2 gene encoding kinesin-like protein KIF16B, which codes for MLTKEDVDSWNKLFPDCQINKTTLSNPTEHFLTNALVGYLRHFGYKIEPPFNLNAENKENNRETRLFLIMLARQIDHFLKITDKIYSFTYYDLIRPTPKKTAHMLYILLNYYYYYNLYKESVFKMAHERIHKLEELRGLVDDKRRDNERRREENKNMKSTIENLMEEVPMARTKHKELEKKSFQQEEEFKKLNNTYKELKEKLNHLEEQKKILRKRVVADDESKELHKQLQQLKLEIAEQKEIELSNASNLNECKDSYAKLQKLSKEIEKANEIIPLRLIKQVQETNKQLSRAQKEEHDLQRQHKGLLQEIEEENQPRCSLEQEEQNKKQEYEFKQQEHMKTLNAKQNMLAQKIKQKTQLEEEEHISECQLEEQKDIAQYLVENISEILESYED